The proteins below come from a single Parageobacillus thermoglucosidasius genomic window:
- a CDS encoding IS256 family transposase: MAQYHITLNDELLHGLFTRDEGLAKLLEQVLNQILEAQVEEQLGARRYERTEERKGYRNGSYPRQLTTRVGRLTLRVPRTRDGEFSTELFQRYQRSEQALVLALMEMVVNGVSTRKITQITEELCGTSFSKSTVSSLCKGLDPIIQDWNYRSLHEHVYPFVLVDAIYTKVREDGRVRSSAVLIATGVNEEGYREILGLQIGNSESESSWSEFFGWLKDRGLRGVDLIISDQHGGLVQAIEKHFQGATWQRCQTHFIRNILDAAPKYMQDALLEEIRGILHAPNKQTARLLLEQVLAKWEEKVPKAMQILEEGFEDATAVLDYPDRYRRRLRTTNGVERLNEEIRRRERVIRIFPNRESVYRLVGAVLIEIDEKWMSGRKYLDMAEYWQWRKTKEQGVRSVNQVAPAIKRVG, translated from the coding sequence ATGGCTCAATATCATATTACCCTAAATGATGAACTTTTGCACGGGTTATTCACCAGAGATGAGGGATTAGCTAAGCTATTGGAACAAGTCCTCAATCAAATCCTCGAGGCACAAGTGGAAGAACAGCTGGGAGCTCGCCGTTATGAACGAACGGAAGAACGAAAAGGCTATCGAAACGGTTCGTATCCACGCCAGCTGACGACCCGGGTGGGACGGTTGACCTTGCGCGTTCCACGGACAAGAGATGGGGAGTTCTCTACGGAGCTGTTCCAACGGTATCAACGGAGCGAACAAGCACTGGTACTGGCACTAATGGAAATGGTGGTAAACGGGGTGTCTACCCGAAAAATCACTCAAATCACGGAGGAATTATGCGGCACTTCGTTTTCCAAGTCCACGGTCTCCTCACTGTGCAAGGGACTGGATCCGATTATCCAAGACTGGAATTACCGTTCCCTTCATGAACACGTGTATCCGTTTGTGCTAGTAGATGCTATTTATACGAAAGTCCGGGAGGATGGACGAGTACGCTCCAGTGCCGTGTTGATCGCTACAGGAGTGAATGAGGAAGGATATCGGGAAATTCTTGGCCTGCAAATCGGAAACAGTGAATCGGAGTCCAGCTGGAGCGAGTTCTTCGGATGGCTGAAAGATCGGGGACTCCGGGGAGTGGACTTGATCATCTCGGATCAGCACGGTGGGCTGGTGCAAGCCATTGAAAAGCATTTCCAAGGCGCTACATGGCAACGATGCCAGACACATTTTATTCGCAATATCCTCGACGCCGCACCAAAGTATATGCAGGATGCCTTGCTCGAGGAGATTCGTGGGATTCTTCATGCTCCAAATAAGCAAACGGCCCGGCTGTTATTGGAACAAGTGCTGGCCAAATGGGAAGAAAAAGTCCCAAAAGCCATGCAAATCCTCGAAGAGGGATTCGAAGACGCCACCGCCGTATTGGACTATCCGGACCGTTATCGGCGGCGTCTGCGCACGACCAACGGAGTGGAACGGCTGAACGAAGAAATTCGCCGCAGAGAACGGGTCATCCGCATCTTTCCGAACCGGGAATCGGTGTATCGCCTCGTTGGTGCCGTGTTGATCGAAATCGATGAAAAATGGATGTCAGGGCGCAAATACTTGGATATGGCTGAATATTGGCAGTGGCGGAAAACGAAAGAGCAAGGAGTCCGATCGGTGAATCAGGTGGCTCCGGCGATCAAGAGAGTGGGATAA
- a CDS encoding ATP-grasp domain-containing protein, with protein sequence MKHIVFVESNPGNGIEAISIAKELGYSVTFVTANLEHYMKGRRLDDHPLRYADRIKECPTNEPDELLQYLKQFKMQYPFDGMLSFSEFYAPIVAEVAKKLGLPACNPKAVKTARLKHITRQVCSENGIPVPRWGSGNSLEEAYFLAEQIGYPCVFKPVDNTGSRNVRIVYNKSELEEMYEKNRLNLDNNRGLKRSSDFLIEEYLEGQLVSVETFSMNGDHHVLGITDRKLTGYPYFVEVGASFPVEIKNFKEITNYVRHLLETIGYDFGPCHTELILTNRGPYLVEINPRLAGGIVPQLIYKATGIDPIRETIKMFVGEKPDLTPKWKKGASVYHFTAPKTGNICALKGVELIEGCQFVEKFQWKVKIGDQVRYPTSNDDWIGDLVVVADDATAANRIVDQLLNQIVVEVNDQIGDDSL encoded by the coding sequence TTGAAGCATATTGTATTTGTTGAGAGTAATCCAGGAAACGGGATTGAAGCCATAAGCATCGCAAAGGAACTTGGTTATAGCGTGACGTTTGTGACAGCAAATCTTGAACACTATATGAAGGGAAGGAGATTAGACGATCATCCATTACGGTACGCAGACCGTATCAAAGAATGTCCAACAAATGAGCCAGATGAATTATTACAATACTTAAAGCAATTTAAAATGCAATACCCTTTTGACGGAATGTTAAGCTTCAGTGAATTTTACGCACCAATTGTAGCTGAGGTTGCAAAAAAATTAGGTCTGCCTGCATGTAATCCTAAAGCTGTAAAGACAGCGCGTCTCAAACATATCACTAGACAGGTATGCTCCGAAAATGGAATTCCTGTCCCACGATGGGGAAGTGGAAATAGTTTGGAGGAAGCCTATTTCCTTGCTGAACAAATAGGCTATCCATGTGTGTTTAAACCAGTGGACAACACAGGAAGCAGAAACGTGAGAATTGTTTACAATAAATCCGAATTGGAAGAGATGTACGAAAAAAACAGACTAAACCTTGATAACAATCGTGGACTGAAGCGCTCGTCCGATTTTTTAATCGAGGAGTATTTGGAAGGCCAATTAGTTAGTGTCGAAACTTTCTCCATGAACGGTGATCATCACGTTTTAGGAATTACCGATCGAAAGCTAACTGGTTATCCTTATTTTGTAGAGGTGGGAGCAAGTTTTCCTGTTGAAATTAAAAATTTCAAAGAAATTACTAACTACGTAAGACATCTCCTTGAAACGATTGGATATGATTTCGGGCCGTGTCACACAGAACTCATCCTTACCAATAGAGGTCCCTATCTTGTAGAGATAAATCCTAGATTGGCTGGTGGTATTGTCCCGCAACTGATTTATAAAGCGACAGGGATAGACCCTATTCGTGAAACTATCAAGATGTTTGTTGGTGAAAAACCTGATTTGACGCCAAAATGGAAAAAAGGTGCAAGTGTATATCATTTCACCGCACCAAAAACAGGGAATATTTGCGCATTGAAAGGTGTTGAGTTAATTGAAGGTTGCCAGTTTGTCGAGAAATTTCAATGGAAAGTCAAAATAGGCGATCAGGTACGATATCCAACATCAAATGACGATTGGATAGGCGATTTAGTGGTTGTTGCAGATGATGCAACGGCTGCAAACAGAATTGTAGATCAATTACTAAATCAAATAGTAGTGGAAGTAAACGATCAGATTGGTGATGACTCTTTATGA
- a CDS encoding ATP-grasp domain-containing protein codes for MSIKRVLMVGGYTQAIEYAKLAENIHLTFIQHKNRLRPQDLQIADVVHMMELNDNPDLEEFIRCLHRIRPFDAVLSVTEFSLLTASKMAEEFGLLNTPVKAVENTRDKYKMRQQMLASNCNPVRFSAVNNFEEIVRFFQSVGGPIILKPIDGTGSKGVRLIMDMSELEEQKSRNSILFPCLVEEYIDGVEFSVETITIDGRHTLLAITEKLTTGAPHFIEMGQLFRLVLATKKKQQYSKKCKNC; via the coding sequence ATGTCGATAAAACGAGTATTGATGGTTGGCGGGTACACTCAGGCAATTGAATATGCCAAACTAGCGGAGAATATTCACCTTACTTTTATTCAGCACAAAAATCGTTTGCGTCCTCAAGATTTGCAAATTGCTGATGTCGTGCACATGATGGAGCTCAACGACAATCCTGATCTGGAAGAATTCATTCGCTGTTTACATCGTATTCGTCCGTTTGATGCGGTACTGAGCGTAACGGAATTTTCACTACTGACTGCGTCCAAGATGGCAGAAGAGTTTGGTTTGCTCAATACTCCTGTTAAAGCAGTAGAAAATACCCGTGATAAATACAAAATGCGACAGCAAATGTTGGCTTCCAACTGCAATCCTGTACGTTTTAGCGCTGTCAACAATTTCGAAGAGATTGTTCGTTTTTTTCAAAGTGTTGGGGGACCTATCATTTTAAAGCCAATTGATGGAACTGGAAGTAAAGGTGTCAGGCTGATCATGGACATGTCTGAGTTGGAAGAGCAAAAATCTCGAAATAGTATATTGTTTCCATGTTTAGTGGAAGAGTACATAGATGGAGTTGAGTTCAGCGTTGAAACAATAACAATTGATGGACGACATACGCTGTTGGCTATCACAGAAAAATTAACAACTGGAGCGCCACACTTCATTGAAATGGGGCAGCTGTTCCGGCTCGTGTTAGCCACGAAGAAAAAACAGCAATATTCGAAGAAGTGCAAGAATTGTTAG
- a CDS encoding Arm DNA-binding domain-containing protein → MYKDYSIKKRESWYYEFVYKKKRYKKRGFARRTDAEAAERQKRYELQQGISIQESKITVKDYFKEWLSRRHNLSQNTKNLYKTFLNNHLDFFENVQLMMFLLITVNLKVKSKLLCKFPFDRQHGPDDLTYGR, encoded by the coding sequence GTGTATAAAGATTACTCCATAAAGAAAAGAGAAAGTTGGTATTATGAATTTGTTTATAAGAAAAAAAGATACAAAAAAAGAGGCTTTGCTAGAAGAACTGATGCAGAAGCAGCGGAGAGACAGAAAAGATACGAATTGCAGCAAGGAATATCCATTCAAGAATCAAAAATTACTGTAAAAGACTACTTTAAAGAATGGTTAAGCAGAAGGCATAATCTTTCTCAAAATACGAAAAATCTTTATAAAACCTTTCTTAACAATCATTTAGATTTTTTTGAAAATGTACAACTAATGATGTTCCTTTTAATAACTGTTAATTTGAAGGTCAAGTCCAAATTATTGTGTAAATTCCCCTTTGATAGACAACATGGACCTGATGACTTGACGTATGGTAGGTAA
- a CDS encoding IS3 family transposase (programmed frameshift): MTRRFDKEFKIHAVKLVVEEGKAVAQTARQLDISPKTLHKWVADYKKDAEHSFVGSGNLKPEDQEKRELQKRIRDLEEENAILKKGHEHLRQKPEVMYEFIHTHRKKFRVAKMCEVRGISRSGYYAWTKRPESQQKKRREALKKQIKKIHIESRETYGSPKITKILQKQGVEVSPKTVARIMKDGDIRSKTKKKYKATTNSKHHWPVYPNLLNQQFEVNEPKQVWVADITYIWTKEGWLYLASIMDLFSRKIVGWYLSERMTKELVIKAFHRAIHQRNPQPGLIHHSDQGSQYASNEYQVMLRQYGIQTSMSRKGNCYDNACAESFHSILKKELIFHETFTTREEAKQRIFEYLECFYNAQRIHSANGYMTPMEYEKMHQQGKQQQRFSPQVTI, translated from the exons ATGACAAGACGTTTTGATAAAGAATTCAAAATACATGCAGTAAAATTAGTGGTCGAGGAAGGAAAAGCGGTCGCTCAAACCGCAAGACAACTCGATATTTCGCCAAAAACTCTTCATAAATGGGTCGCAGATTATAAAAAAGATGCCGAACATAGTTTTGTCGGAAGCGGAAACCTTAAACCTGAAGATCAAGAAAAGCGCGAACTACAAAAACGCATCCGTGACCTTGAGGAGGAAAACGCTATTTTAAAAAAGG GCCATGAGCACCTTCGCCAAAAACCAGAAGTAATGTATGAATTCATTCATACGCATAGAAAGAAGTTTCGCGTGGCAAAGATGTGTGAAGTCCGAGGTATTTCAAGAAGTGGATACTATGCATGGACCAAACGGCCAGAAAGCCAACAAAAGAAAAGACGGGAAGCGTTGAAAAAGCAAATCAAAAAGATTCATATCGAGTCAAGAGAAACGTATGGCAGTCCAAAAATCACAAAAATCCTTCAGAAACAAGGGGTCGAGGTATCTCCAAAAACGGTCGCCAGAATCATGAAAGATGGGGACATTCGTTCAAAAACAAAGAAAAAATATAAGGCAACCACGAACTCGAAGCATCATTGGCCTGTGTATCCCAACTTATTGAATCAGCAGTTTGAAGTCAATGAGCCGAAACAAGTATGGGTGGCGGATATCACGTATATTTGGACGAAAGAAGGCTGGCTGTATTTAGCATCCATCATGGATTTGTTTTCTCGTAAAATTGTAGGCTGGTATCTTTCCGAGCGCATGACAAAGGAGTTAGTGATCAAAGCATTCCACCGGGCCATCCATCAGCGAAATCCCCAACCTGGTCTGATTCACCATTCGGACCAAGGGAGCCAGTATGCATCGAATGAATATCAAGTCATGTTGAGGCAATACGGAATCCAGACGAGCATGAGCCGGAAAGGAAACTGTTATGACAACGCATGTGCCGAATCGTTTCACAGCATCCTTAAAAAGGAACTCATTTTCCATGAAACCTTTACAACAAGAGAAGAAGCCAAACAGCGAATTTTCGAATACCTTGAATGTTTTTATAATGCCCAACGAATTCATTCGGCAAACGGGTACATGACGCCAATGGAGTATGAGAAGATGCATCAGCAAGGCAAACAGCAGCAACGCTTCTCTCCACAAGTCACGATATAA
- a CDS encoding helix-turn-helix domain-containing protein — MRKKGLQITNDHGWTIERLQEQERKMKKANMAKRIAVIRLIMQGYLGIQVAELLNLHRETVSIYVQKFNQGGMDALLERRYAPGRKPYLSSEEERELKKMLEESTPADEGYGIETGWNTRIIQHGIMSRK, encoded by the coding sequence ATGAGGAAAAAAGGATTACAAATTACAAACGATCATGGTTGGACGATCGAACGTCTTCAAGAACAGGAACGCAAAATGAAAAAGGCGAACATGGCAAAACGAATTGCAGTCATTCGTCTGATTATGCAAGGCTATTTGGGGATCCAAGTCGCTGAGCTCTTGAATCTCCACCGTGAGACCGTTTCGATTTACGTGCAAAAGTTTAATCAAGGTGGCATGGATGCGTTATTAGAACGTCGATACGCCCCGGGCAGAAAGCCGTATCTATCTTCAGAAGAAGAACGGGAATTAAAAAAAATGCTGGAAGAAAGCACTCCTGCCGATGAAGGATACGGCATTGAAACGGGCTGGAATACCCGGATTATTCAACATGGTATTATGTCAAGAAAATAG
- a CDS encoding O-methyltransferase has protein sequence MDERTLLILKDIQQFATEHDSRTTEKKEQMLIIGEDAGRFLYILLSLSHYSTVLELGTGCGYSTIWIAEALRQRGGIVTTVEWHEQKYLIALEHFKKAGTETLINPIHGNIGDVLQSFKGKQDVIFLDAVRTYYVDWWRYIDDILVPGGLLLVDNTLFPNPDDLIPFFSIIRACGMYEEVLVPIGKGISLFYKKN, from the coding sequence ATGGACGAACGAACATTGCTAATTTTAAAAGACATACAACAATTTGCTACCGAACATGATAGCCGTACAACGGAAAAGAAGGAGCAGATGTTGATTATAGGTGAAGATGCAGGGCGATTTTTATATATTCTGCTCTCTCTCAGTCACTACTCAACTGTACTTGAGCTTGGCACAGGTTGTGGCTATTCTACCATATGGATAGCGGAAGCACTGAGACAGCGCGGCGGTATCGTAACTACAGTGGAATGGCATGAACAGAAATATCTCATTGCTTTGGAACATTTTAAAAAAGCGGGAACAGAAACATTAATAAACCCCATCCATGGGAACATCGGCGATGTTTTACAGTCGTTTAAAGGAAAACAAGATGTTATCTTTCTAGATGCTGTCCGAACTTATTATGTTGATTGGTGGAGATATATTGATGACATTTTAGTTCCTGGTGGTTTATTGTTGGTTGATAATACGTTGTTTCCAAATCCAGATGATTTGATTCCGTTTTTTTCTATCATTCGTGCTTGTGGAATGTATGAGGAAGTTTTGGTTCCAATTGGAAAAGGAATTTCACTTTTCTATAAAAAAAATTAA
- a CDS encoding glycerol dehydrogenase — translation MARIINSPTKYIQGRGELQNLGKYINSLGNSFLVIADQFVLNFTKETIEQSFSDQESTLTFETFRGECSKQEVNRLQTIAKEKQIDVIVGVGGGKTLDTAKAVAFYSKLPVVIVPTIASTDAPCSALSVLYTEEGVFDEYLILPKNPDIVLVDTQIVANAPARLLAAGIGDALATYVEARACYEANATPMAGGTITKAAIALAELCQNILFEDGIKAFLAVEQNIVTKAVENIVEANTYLSGIGFESGGLAAAHAIHNGFTVIDDTHHLYHGEKVAFGVITQLVLENRSTEEIQKYIAFCTELGLPVTLEDMGITEDIEPKIRKVAEAACQEGETIYNMPFPVTPDDVYAAIISADILGRKYK, via the coding sequence ATGGCCAGAATTATTAATTCACCAACAAAATACATACAAGGGAGAGGGGAACTTCAAAATCTCGGCAAATATATTAACAGTTTAGGGAATTCTTTTTTAGTGATTGCCGATCAATTTGTGTTAAATTTTACTAAGGAAACCATTGAACAAAGTTTTTCCGATCAAGAATCCACTTTAACCTTTGAAACATTCCGCGGTGAATGTTCTAAACAAGAAGTCAATCGCCTCCAAACGATTGCCAAGGAAAAACAAATTGATGTCATTGTTGGAGTCGGCGGCGGAAAGACACTGGATACTGCTAAAGCGGTTGCTTTCTATTCCAAGCTTCCGGTTGTTATCGTTCCAACTATTGCTTCTACCGATGCTCCATGCAGTGCTTTATCCGTTCTTTACACAGAAGAAGGGGTTTTTGATGAATATTTAATCTTGCCAAAAAACCCTGATATTGTCCTCGTTGACACCCAAATTGTGGCCAACGCACCAGCAAGACTTCTTGCAGCCGGCATTGGGGATGCCCTTGCAACATATGTGGAAGCAAGAGCTTGTTACGAAGCAAACGCCACTCCAATGGCAGGCGGCACAATCACAAAGGCAGCGATCGCTCTTGCTGAGCTTTGCCAAAACATCCTTTTTGAAGACGGAATAAAAGCATTCCTTGCGGTTGAACAAAACATAGTGACAAAAGCGGTCGAAAATATCGTGGAAGCCAACACGTACTTGAGCGGCATCGGTTTTGAAAGCGGCGGTCTCGCAGCGGCCCACGCGATTCACAATGGCTTTACAGTCATCGATGACACTCATCACCTTTATCACGGCGAAAAAGTTGCTTTCGGCGTAATCACGCAACTCGTCTTAGAAAACCGCAGCACAGAAGAAATTCAAAAATACATTGCTTTCTGCACAGAATTGGGACTGCCAGTTACACTGGAAGACATGGGAATTACCGAAGACATTGAGCCAAAAATCCGAAAAGTTGCTGAAGCTGCTTGCCAAGAAGGCGAAACCATTTACAACATGCCATTCCCTGTCACTCCTGACGATGTTTATGCCGCAATTATTTCAGCGGATATCCTTGGAAGAAAATATAAGTAA
- a CDS encoding DUF3231 family protein, with amino-acid sequence MGILSGNPKEEPMHYGEIFGVWSYLLTAKGLVAGYQTLLNHTGDEDLKRFIEDSIENVLKPEIQETENLLKENGIALPPSPPERPKACWENIPAGARFTDPEIAAMLSKDIAAGLVACSTIMGQCIREDIALMYGQFHMKKAQYGATLLRMNKEKGWIVPPPLNVKSSDC; translated from the coding sequence ATGGGAATTTTAAGCGGTAATCCAAAAGAAGAGCCGATGCACTACGGAGAAATATTTGGTGTATGGTCGTATTTACTAACTGCTAAAGGATTAGTAGCCGGATATCAAACATTACTCAATCACACAGGTGATGAGGATTTAAAACGTTTTATTGAGGATAGTATTGAAAACGTTCTAAAACCGGAAATACAAGAAACAGAAAATTTGTTAAAAGAAAATGGAATAGCGCTTCCACCATCACCGCCAGAACGGCCAAAAGCGTGTTGGGAAAATATTCCTGCAGGTGCGAGATTTACTGACCCGGAAATTGCTGCAATGCTTAGTAAAGATATTGCAGCCGGTTTAGTGGCATGTAGTACAATTATGGGGCAGTGCATCAGGGAAGATATTGCTTTAATGTATGGTCAATTTCACATGAAAAAAGCGCAATATGGTGCTACATTGCTTAGAATGAACAAAGAAAAAGGTTGGATAGTTCCGCCGCCACTCAATGTGAAAAGTTCGGATTGTTAA
- a CDS encoding DUF7167 family protein, protein MREEEIDIPDEELEGLSEEEIDKYIYENYYKDWLESHADMGFYKVD, encoded by the coding sequence ATGCGTGAAGAAGAGATTGATATTCCTGATGAAGAATTGGAAGGATTATCGGAAGAAGAAATAGATAAATACATTTATGAAAACTACTATAAAGATTGGCTGGAAAGCCATGCGGATATGGGGTTTTATAAAGTTGATTAG
- a CDS encoding IS110 family transposase: MHSISNKKMNQVTDQTLVVGMDIAKKKHYACFVDERGRVLKKSFPVLQSKEGLEWLYQCIVEAMKEFGKTEVIVGIEPTGHYWLNLAYFLDEKGIPLVMTNPMHVKRSKELDDNLPTKHDAKDALVIARLVKDGRFSYPRILKGMEAELRVGATFRSKLVEEQGAVRNQMIRWLDRYFPEFTQVFPSFGKMALAVLEYTPFPSDLAGKELEEVLALYRQSEGLQSPQRPKAKKLIERAQHSIGVTEGQQMARIEIATLVRRYRQLEEEIEALTQQLTELVQTSVEYEWLKTVSGLGDATIVELLSEIGSFSHYQDPRQLLKLAGLALREHSSGHHKGQKRISKRGRRRLRALLFRVMMPMIRHNEAFRQLHEYYTTRPDNPLRKKQSIVVLCGKLLKVLHAVCTKHQAFDAKRMMQDIFGLETAA; the protein is encoded by the coding sequence ATGCATTCTATCTCAAACAAGAAGATGAATCAAGTCACCGATCAAACGCTGGTTGTTGGCATGGATATCGCGAAAAAGAAGCATTATGCCTGCTTTGTGGATGAGCGAGGGAGGGTGTTAAAAAAGTCGTTTCCCGTTCTGCAATCGAAAGAAGGATTGGAATGGTTGTACCAGTGTATCGTGGAAGCCATGAAGGAATTTGGAAAAACTGAGGTGATCGTTGGCATCGAGCCAACGGGACATTATTGGCTGAATCTCGCCTATTTTCTTGATGAGAAAGGCATCCCTCTCGTCATGACAAACCCGATGCACGTGAAGCGATCCAAAGAGCTGGACGATAACCTTCCAACCAAGCATGATGCGAAAGATGCGCTCGTCATTGCCCGGTTAGTGAAAGACGGCCGATTCAGCTATCCGCGCATTCTCAAAGGGATGGAAGCGGAGCTGCGCGTTGGAGCGACATTTCGCTCCAAATTGGTGGAAGAACAGGGAGCAGTTCGAAATCAGATGATTCGCTGGCTCGATCGGTATTTTCCAGAGTTTACGCAAGTCTTTCCGTCGTTTGGGAAAATGGCGCTCGCGGTACTGGAATATACGCCATTTCCGAGTGATCTAGCAGGAAAAGAGCTAGAAGAGGTTCTCGCCCTTTACCGGCAAAGCGAGGGATTACAATCGCCGCAAAGGCCGAAAGCGAAGAAGCTCATAGAACGGGCCCAACACTCCATTGGCGTAACGGAAGGACAACAGATGGCCCGTATCGAAATCGCCACACTTGTCCGCCGGTACCGCCAATTGGAGGAAGAAATCGAGGCACTGACCCAGCAACTGACGGAACTTGTGCAAACATCCGTGGAATACGAATGGCTCAAAACGGTTTCGGGCTTAGGGGATGCGACTATCGTGGAACTGTTATCGGAAATCGGGAGTTTTTCCCACTATCAGGATCCGCGCCAATTATTGAAACTTGCGGGCCTGGCACTGCGGGAACATTCCTCCGGCCACCACAAAGGGCAAAAACGGATCTCGAAGCGTGGAAGAAGGCGGTTGCGCGCCCTCCTCTTCCGCGTGATGATGCCGATGATCCGCCACAACGAAGCGTTTCGACAGTTACATGAATATTACACGACACGGCCCGATAATCCGTTGCGCAAGAAGCAATCGATTGTGGTGTTATGTGGGAAATTACTGAAGGTACTGCACGCGGTGTGTACGAAGCACCAAGCGTTCGATGCGAAGCGAATGATGCAGGACATCTTTGGTCTCGAAACGGCGGCTTGA
- a CDS encoding ferritin-like domain-containing protein, with the protein MFKNLVHFLMKEVPNWKYHMLHQNTTDEASGSLRVDLMGERSGDPRIQQLMHRHALDVERHSRLFGGLLQDLGGELEIAESEEMLKKWDDIKDYHEDLIVFTARVHTIEMRSWRCLKLYIDYLSNTDFVKEGWPEKTLDVLNVILNDEIRHVGYTGMLLHEWAANGKQEEVEAALEEAFRQTNRETWTDMSRMMDYLAKHYC; encoded by the coding sequence GTGTTTAAAAATTTAGTCCACTTTCTAATGAAAGAAGTTCCTAATTGGAAATATCATATGCTGCACCAGAATACGACCGATGAAGCATCTGGTTCTCTGCGTGTCGATTTAATGGGCGAACGCAGCGGAGACCCTCGAATTCAACAGTTAATGCACCGTCATGCTCTTGATGTGGAGAGACATTCGCGTCTTTTTGGCGGCCTTCTTCAAGATTTGGGTGGTGAGCTTGAAATCGCAGAGAGTGAAGAAATGTTAAAAAAGTGGGACGATATAAAAGATTATCATGAAGACCTCATTGTTTTTACTGCTCGTGTCCATACAATTGAAATGCGCTCTTGGCGTTGTCTAAAGCTGTATATTGACTATCTAAGCAACACAGACTTTGTGAAAGAAGGATGGCCGGAGAAAACCCTGGACGTTCTGAATGTGATCTTGAACGATGAGATTCGTCATGTTGGCTACACAGGTATGCTTTTGCACGAGTGGGCTGCAAACGGAAAACAAGAAGAAGTGGAAGCAGCACTAGAGGAGGCATTCCGTCAGACAAACAGAGAGACGTGGACGGACATGAGCCGTATGATGGACTATCTTGCAAAACATTATTGCTAG
- a CDS encoding DUF1648 domain-containing protein has product MENQSIPLSLFEKILIFLSILIVVGVLFTIIGVWSNIPERIPIHYGFSGEADNYGNKSMLIILLVVITTAYASVLLSSKLQKSHFLRNNDEKGIKLYKNDRLMRIFIGLESVIIMAVIEIKTILISLGKAENLGNYTVPLIIILIFFTILFFYLRSRKMRNT; this is encoded by the coding sequence ATGGAAAATCAATCTATTCCTTTATCTTTATTTGAAAAAATCTTGATTTTCCTTTCTATTCTCATCGTAGTAGGGGTGTTATTTACGATCATAGGTGTATGGAGTAATATTCCGGAAAGGATTCCTATTCATTATGGCTTTTCAGGAGAAGCAGATAATTATGGTAATAAATCAATGTTAATAATACTTTTGGTAGTCATTACTACTGCATATGCTTCAGTGTTGTTATCCAGTAAACTTCAAAAGTCACATTTTCTTAGAAATAACGATGAAAAGGGTATTAAATTATATAAGAATGACCGCTTAATGAGAATTTTTATTGGTCTAGAATCGGTAATAATAATGGCTGTTATCGAGATTAAGACAATTTTAATCTCGCTAGGGAAAGCAGAGAATTTAGGCAACTATACAGTTCCCCTAATAATAATATTAATCTTCTTTACAATTTTGTTCTTTTATTTACGATCTAGAAAAATGAGAAACACTTAA
- a CDS encoding response regulator, protein MLKTILVADDSMFMRNLLKNLLTDNDYQVVAEASDGSSAVSLYKEKAPDIVILDLTMSIMNGLDALKNILKFDPRAKVIIYSAMGQKRLIIDAIEIGAKDFIIKPYFNELIPSLNKLFR, encoded by the coding sequence TTGTTAAAAACTATATTAGTTGCTGACGATTCAATGTTTATGAGAAATTTATTAAAGAATCTCTTAACCGATAATGATTACCAAGTTGTCGCTGAGGCATCCGATGGCAGTAGTGCTGTATCTCTTTACAAAGAAAAGGCACCTGACATTGTTATACTTGACTTAACTATGTCTATCATGAACGGATTAGATGCTTTAAAAAATATTTTAAAATTTGATCCAAGAGCAAAAGTAATAATTTATTCAGCGATGGGGCAAAAAAGACTAATTATTGATGCTATTGAAATAGGCGCTAAGGACTTCATAATCAAGCCTTATTTTAACGAATTAATTCCATCTTTAAATAAATTATTTAGGTGA